A genomic segment from Segniliparus rotundus DSM 44985 encodes:
- the gcvT gene encoding glycine cleavage system aminomethyltransferase GcvT, with the protein MGTDDQPELVNEGPIPQIHESLGAKFAPFGGWRMPLSYAGVVSEHTAVRERVGVFDVSHLGKALVAGPGAAEFVNRSLSNDLGRIRPGKAQYTLCLAPDGGVIDDLIAYYVSDEEIFLVPNAANTASVVAALEAVAPPEIRVTDQHRDYAVFAVQGPRSQEVLDGLGAAYPEEYMAYVDAQVPVETGAATVRICRTGYTGERGYELIPSWADAPAVFTAVLEQVKALGGEPAGLGARDTLRTEMGYALHGHELALDISPVQGGVGWAVGWKKPEFFGREAVVAEKEQGPRRKLFGLKALESGVPRRGYPVRKGDEAIGEVTSGTFSPTLKTGVALALVDAAHAVAVGDQVGIDVRGRELRCEVVDLPFVQSNVR; encoded by the coding sequence ATGGGAACTGACGATCAACCCGAACTCGTGAACGAAGGCCCGATTCCGCAGATCCATGAGTCGCTCGGGGCGAAATTCGCCCCGTTCGGCGGATGGCGCATGCCGTTGTCGTACGCGGGCGTCGTCTCTGAGCACACGGCGGTCCGAGAACGGGTCGGCGTCTTCGACGTGAGCCATCTCGGCAAAGCCTTGGTCGCCGGTCCTGGCGCCGCAGAGTTCGTGAATCGCTCGCTCAGCAACGACCTCGGCCGCATCCGTCCAGGAAAAGCCCAGTACACGCTCTGCCTCGCTCCTGACGGCGGGGTGATCGACGATCTGATCGCTTATTACGTGAGCGATGAGGAGATTTTCTTGGTGCCCAACGCGGCGAACACCGCGAGCGTGGTCGCGGCGCTGGAAGCAGTCGCGCCGCCGGAGATCCGGGTGACCGACCAGCATCGAGATTACGCGGTGTTCGCCGTGCAAGGGCCGCGTTCGCAGGAGGTGCTGGACGGACTGGGCGCCGCGTACCCCGAGGAGTACATGGCGTACGTTGACGCGCAGGTCCCGGTGGAGACCGGAGCGGCGACGGTGCGGATCTGCCGCACCGGCTACACCGGCGAGCGCGGTTACGAGCTGATCCCTTCCTGGGCCGACGCGCCCGCAGTGTTCACTGCGGTCTTGGAGCAGGTCAAGGCATTGGGCGGGGAGCCTGCCGGGCTCGGGGCGCGGGACACGCTGCGCACAGAGATGGGCTACGCATTGCACGGGCATGAGCTCGCCTTGGACATTTCGCCGGTTCAAGGCGGGGTCGGATGGGCTGTTGGCTGGAAGAAACCCGAGTTCTTCGGGCGCGAAGCCGTCGTGGCGGAGAAAGAGCAGGGGCCGCGCCGCAAGCTGTTCGGCCTCAAAGCGCTGGAGTCTGGCGTGCCGAGGCGGGGCTACCCCGTCCGAAAGGGCGACGAGGCGATCGGCGAAGTCACATCGGGCACCTTCTCGCCCACGCTGAAAACTGGTGTCGCGCTCGCCCTCGTCGACGCGGCGCACGCCGTCGCGGTCGGCGACCAGGTCGGCATTGATGTGCGAGGCCGTGAGCTGCGTTGCGAAGTCGTGGATTTGCCGTTCGTGCAGTCCAACGTTCGCTGA
- a CDS encoding anti-sigma factor family protein, which translates to MILPRNVEGGVAHWSRGSELILGTKSAPKNFWSVDHISFEAVAAYADGKLGEKASARAREHFQMCPECSEQLQAQMQARAALRHSPRVQVPSELLGTLCAIPSRTAVRADDFPAHDEKRRGGSAR; encoded by the coding sequence ATGATCCTCCCCCGCAACGTTGAGGGTGGCGTAGCGCACTGGTCTCGGGGGTCGGAGCTGATTCTGGGGACCAAGTCCGCGCCGAAAAATTTCTGGTCTGTCGACCACATTTCCTTCGAGGCTGTCGCGGCTTACGCCGATGGGAAATTGGGGGAGAAAGCCTCGGCCCGCGCCAGGGAGCATTTCCAAATGTGCCCGGAATGCTCAGAGCAGTTGCAGGCCCAGATGCAAGCGCGAGCGGCCTTGCGCCATTCGCCTCGTGTGCAAGTCCCCTCGGAACTGCTCGGAACGCTCTGCGCCATTCCCTCGCGCACGGCTGTCCGCGCGGACGATTTCCCCGCCCACGACGAGAAGCGTCGTGGGGGGTCGGCTCGATGA
- the sucB gene encoding 2-oxoglutarate dehydrogenase, E2 component, dihydrolipoamide succinyltransferase — protein sequence MAISVRMPALGESVTEGTVTRWLKNEGDTVATDEPLLEVSTDKVDTEIPSPGAGVLQKIVAPEDAVVEVGGELAVISEDGESAPSASEAEPAQQEEAPEPQEPASEEATPQEPKADDAPAAQSAPASDASGTTVTMPTLGESVTEGTVTRWLKQEGDTVEVDEPLLEISTDKVDTEIPSPAAGVLQKIIAAEDAVVEVGGDLAVIGSGSAPAAAQETKSPEPENAPAPKTEEPQEQEKPAPAAPTQEAPAPVEEKPAPAKEEPARAAEAAQDEADGANPYVTPLVRKLAREHGVDLATITGSGIGGRIRKQDVLDAAESKKAPPEPAQKTPAAPSSPEASSALAHLRGTTQKVNRVRQITAKKTRESLLSTAQLTQTFEVDMTKIAALRGKAKAGFQEREKVNLTFLPFFAKAVVEALKAHPNVNASFDEEAKEITYHDAEHLGIAVDTEQGLLSPVIHNAGDLSLAGLARAIADIAARARSGNLKPDELSGGTFTITNIGSQGALFDTPILVPPQAAMLGTGAIVRRPVVVKDDTGEEVIAIRSMVFLPLTYDHRLIDGADAGRFLTTVKHRLEEGAFEADLGL from the coding sequence ATGGCTATCTCGGTTCGGATGCCTGCGCTCGGCGAGAGCGTCACCGAAGGGACCGTCACCCGCTGGCTCAAGAACGAGGGCGACACGGTCGCCACCGACGAGCCGCTGCTCGAGGTCTCCACCGACAAGGTCGACACCGAGATCCCCTCCCCCGGCGCAGGCGTGCTGCAGAAGATCGTCGCTCCAGAGGACGCCGTGGTCGAGGTCGGCGGAGAGCTCGCCGTGATCTCCGAGGACGGCGAATCCGCCCCCTCCGCTTCTGAGGCGGAGCCCGCCCAGCAGGAAGAAGCGCCGGAGCCCCAGGAGCCCGCTTCCGAAGAGGCCACGCCGCAAGAGCCCAAGGCCGACGACGCCCCTGCCGCCCAGTCCGCGCCCGCTTCTGATGCTTCCGGCACCACTGTGACCATGCCGACCCTCGGCGAGTCCGTCACTGAGGGCACGGTCACCCGCTGGCTCAAGCAAGAGGGCGACACGGTCGAGGTCGACGAGCCCCTTTTGGAGATCTCCACCGACAAGGTCGACACCGAGATCCCCTCCCCCGCCGCAGGCGTGCTGCAGAAGATCATCGCCGCCGAGGACGCTGTCGTCGAGGTCGGCGGCGACCTCGCCGTCATCGGCTCGGGGTCAGCCCCGGCCGCCGCGCAAGAAACCAAGAGCCCCGAGCCGGAAAACGCCCCCGCGCCAAAGACGGAGGAGCCTCAGGAGCAAGAGAAGCCCGCGCCCGCCGCCCCGACGCAGGAGGCTCCCGCCCCTGTTGAGGAAAAGCCCGCCCCCGCGAAAGAGGAGCCCGCTCGCGCCGCAGAGGCCGCGCAAGACGAGGCCGACGGCGCGAACCCCTATGTCACCCCGCTCGTGCGCAAGCTGGCCCGCGAGCACGGCGTGGACCTGGCGACGATCACCGGTTCCGGCATCGGCGGGCGTATCCGCAAACAAGACGTGCTCGACGCCGCCGAAAGCAAAAAAGCACCGCCCGAACCCGCCCAGAAGACTCCGGCTGCACCTTCGTCCCCGGAGGCTTCCTCCGCCCTCGCCCATCTGCGCGGCACCACCCAAAAAGTGAACCGGGTCCGGCAGATCACCGCGAAAAAGACACGAGAGTCCCTGCTCTCCACCGCGCAGCTCACCCAGACCTTCGAGGTCGACATGACCAAGATCGCGGCCTTGCGGGGCAAAGCCAAGGCAGGCTTCCAAGAACGCGAGAAAGTCAACCTCACTTTCCTGCCCTTCTTCGCGAAAGCCGTGGTCGAGGCGCTCAAAGCGCATCCGAATGTGAACGCCTCCTTCGATGAGGAGGCCAAAGAGATCACCTACCACGACGCCGAACATCTCGGCATCGCGGTGGACACCGAGCAGGGCCTGCTCTCACCGGTGATCCACAACGCCGGAGACCTCTCCTTGGCCGGGCTCGCCCGAGCCATCGCCGACATCGCGGCGCGGGCCCGCTCTGGCAATCTCAAGCCTGACGAGCTGTCGGGCGGCACCTTCACCATCACGAACATCGGCAGCCAAGGCGCGCTCTTCGACACCCCGATCCTGGTGCCGCCGCAGGCGGCCATGCTCGGCACCGGCGCGATCGTCCGGCGCCCCGTCGTCGTGAAAGACGACACGGGCGAAGAAGTCATCGCGATCCGCTCGATGGTGTTCCTGCCGCTCACCTACGACCACCGCCTCATCGACGGCGCCGACGCCGGGCGTTTCCTCACGACGGTCAAACACCGCCTCGAAGAAGGAGCCTTCGAGGCGGATCTCGGCCTCTGA
- a CDS encoding S1C family serine protease: MNSTDTERPLRDGRPQYTPRPPQRPHVDAASAQFFGRPDGVQGSFLPGAAGDAPEKSGYTLAPPDPVLREAFSRPPGETDTLQRDPHSAPGQQEETRPEDPWRDPAAVVRLGGAAYPEPTAPDPAPGRRLGAREVLFGGKVSPKALAALGCFALAIALVGGLVGGLVSKAHSALTDDSHPEINLAGSPPAPNAEAVQKVAAAVAPAVVTIESVYTQGGDKVKETGSGAVIAGDGYIVTNNHVVESAAVPENNAKLDVIFADGRRMPAKIVGRDPKSDIAVVKVDAKLDKTLEFVNPKDVHIGEEVVAFGAPFGLSKTVTSGIVSALHRAIVLPSKDSPDDVAASSVIDAVQTDAAINHGNSGGPLVDLNGKIVGINTMIFSPNDNGSIGLGFAIPSNDAQSEVNQLIKTGSVEHPVIGVSARPVVNDQGSGVAVADVKPGGPADRGGIKQGDVIVQIGDRPVTSLDEFLVGVRKMPLGKATTVKVLRGEGQNKPVELQVTPDSDKQK, from the coding sequence ATGAACTCCACAGACACGGAACGGCCCCTGCGGGACGGTCGGCCGCAGTACACGCCTCGGCCCCCGCAGCGCCCGCACGTCGACGCGGCCAGCGCTCAGTTCTTCGGCAGGCCGGACGGCGTGCAAGGCTCGTTCTTGCCGGGCGCGGCAGGCGACGCGCCGGAGAAATCTGGGTACACCCTCGCGCCGCCCGACCCGGTTCTGCGGGAGGCGTTCTCCCGGCCGCCTGGCGAGACGGACACCTTGCAGCGCGATCCGCACTCGGCGCCGGGGCAGCAGGAAGAGACGCGTCCCGAGGACCCGTGGCGCGACCCCGCCGCCGTGGTCCGGCTCGGCGGGGCCGCGTACCCGGAGCCCACAGCGCCCGACCCGGCGCCAGGCCGCAGGCTCGGCGCGCGGGAAGTGCTTTTCGGCGGCAAGGTCAGCCCCAAAGCGCTCGCCGCGCTCGGATGCTTCGCCTTGGCCATCGCTCTTGTCGGCGGCCTCGTCGGCGGCTTGGTCTCGAAAGCCCACAGCGCCCTCACGGACGACAGCCACCCGGAGATCAACCTCGCCGGCTCCCCGCCGGCGCCGAACGCCGAGGCGGTGCAAAAGGTCGCCGCCGCGGTCGCGCCCGCGGTGGTGACCATCGAGTCGGTGTACACGCAAGGCGGCGACAAGGTGAAAGAGACCGGCTCGGGCGCGGTCATCGCTGGCGACGGGTACATCGTCACGAACAACCACGTCGTCGAGAGCGCGGCCGTGCCGGAGAACAATGCGAAACTCGACGTCATTTTCGCCGATGGCCGTCGTATGCCCGCAAAGATCGTGGGCCGGGACCCCAAGAGCGACATCGCTGTGGTCAAAGTCGACGCGAAACTGGACAAGACTTTGGAGTTCGTCAACCCCAAAGACGTCCACATCGGCGAGGAAGTGGTGGCCTTCGGCGCCCCGTTCGGCCTTTCGAAGACGGTGACCAGCGGTATTGTCAGCGCTCTGCACCGGGCGATCGTGCTGCCTTCCAAAGACAGCCCCGACGACGTCGCCGCCTCGTCGGTGATCGACGCCGTGCAGACCGACGCGGCGATCAACCACGGCAACTCCGGCGGACCGCTCGTGGACTTGAACGGGAAAATCGTCGGCATCAACACGATGATCTTCTCGCCGAACGACAACGGCAGCATTGGCCTCGGCTTCGCGATTCCGTCGAACGACGCGCAGAGCGAAGTGAACCAGCTCATCAAAACCGGCTCGGTCGAGCACCCGGTCATCGGCGTCTCGGCCCGTCCTGTGGTGAATGACCAAGGCAGCGGCGTCGCGGTGGCCGATGTGAAGCCAGGAGGCCCTGCGGACCGGGGCGGGATCAAACAGGGCGACGTGATCGTCCAGATCGGCGACCGCCCGGTCACGAGTCTGGACGAGTTCCTCGTCGGCGTGCGCAAGATGCCGCTCGGGAAGGCGACCACGGTCAAGGTGCTTCGGGGCGAG
- a CDS encoding O-methyltransferase → MSPVEPPAAEKLLAYAVSTAAEDEPTRQARLAAAELDVPSVEPSVGAVLALLAAAASAKAVVEIGTGAGVSGLWLLRGMRPDGILTTIDADPSCHKAAKTALHSARVPTGRTRLITGKAQDVLPRLADGAYDLVHIDAEPTEQPHLIAESVRLLRPGGVLAVHAALHAGAVLDPDRHDRAAVAGREAARAIAEDERLLHILVPFGEGLLVAAVRHEPVES, encoded by the coding sequence ATGTCCCCAGTAGAGCCCCCGGCCGCCGAAAAGCTCCTCGCGTACGCGGTCTCCACCGCAGCCGAAGACGAGCCGACCCGCCAAGCGCGGCTTGCCGCCGCCGAGCTCGACGTCCCGAGCGTCGAACCCTCGGTGGGCGCGGTGCTCGCGCTGCTCGCTGCGGCCGCTTCCGCGAAAGCTGTCGTGGAAATCGGCACCGGAGCCGGAGTCAGCGGGCTGTGGCTGCTGCGCGGTATGCGCCCAGACGGAATCCTCACCACCATTGACGCAGACCCTTCCTGCCACAAAGCCGCGAAAACCGCCCTCCACTCAGCGCGCGTCCCCACTGGGCGGACGCGGCTCATCACCGGCAAAGCGCAAGACGTGCTCCCGCGGCTCGCGGACGGGGCCTACGACCTCGTGCACATCGACGCCGAGCCGACCGAGCAGCCGCACTTGATCGCGGAGTCAGTGCGCCTCCTGCGCCCTGGCGGAGTTCTCGCGGTGCACGCGGCATTGCACGCTGGCGCGGTCCTCGACCCTGACCGCCACGACCGGGCAGCCGTCGCCGGGCGGGAAGCGGCCCGCGCCATCGCCGAGGACGAGCGGCTTCTGCACATTTTGGTGCCCTTCGGCGAGGGACTGCTCGTGGCGGCGGTGCGGCACGAGCCTGTTGAGAGCTGA
- the sigE gene encoding RNA polymerase sigma factor SigE: protein MARSKQIAQAADNEVENEIGDVAAPPANAGLEGTARFDMTGQASDMPSWEALVREHGARVYRIAYRLTGNQQDAEDLTQETFLRVFRSLHAYRPGVFEGWLRRIATNLFLDQARRKTKIRMEALPEDYERVPSGAPSPEEVLVDADLDPALQSALDSLPPDFRAVVVLCDIEGLSYEEVATSLGVKLGTVRSRLHRARQAIRDSLLAQGGRRGSGDMARELALAAR, encoded by the coding sequence ATGGCACGAAGCAAGCAGATCGCTCAAGCCGCCGACAACGAGGTCGAAAACGAAATCGGCGACGTGGCCGCCCCTCCCGCGAACGCGGGGCTCGAAGGGACGGCCCGGTTCGACATGACTGGGCAAGCGTCGGACATGCCCAGCTGGGAAGCGCTTGTGCGGGAGCACGGGGCCCGCGTGTACCGGATCGCCTACCGTCTCACCGGCAACCAGCAGGACGCCGAAGACCTCACGCAGGAGACCTTTCTGCGCGTGTTCCGCTCGCTGCACGCGTACCGCCCCGGCGTGTTCGAGGGGTGGCTGCGCCGGATCGCCACGAATTTGTTTCTCGACCAGGCCCGGCGCAAGACGAAGATCCGCATGGAGGCGCTGCCCGAGGATTACGAGCGAGTGCCCTCCGGGGCTCCGAGCCCGGAGGAGGTCCTCGTCGACGCGGACCTGGACCCCGCGTTGCAGTCGGCGCTCGACAGTCTGCCGCCGGATTTTCGGGCCGTCGTCGTGCTCTGCGACATCGAAGGCCTTTCTTACGAAGAAGTCGCGACCTCGCTGGGAGTCAAGCTCGGAACAGTTCGCTCGCGCCTGCATCGGGCCCGTCAAGCCATTCGCGACAGCCTTCTCGCCCAAGGAGGCCGACGGGGCAGTGGTGACATGGCTCGCGAGCTCGCCCTCGCCGCCCGGTGA
- a CDS encoding M13 family metallopeptidase — MRPHSRLAPALVFTAGFVSLVLTACQTNGPGIAAGASSSAAPSWHDAFADIGPLDEATAACDDFNTHVNKIAEEKLQIPPSEVAIGAFNTLSNKVRDNLHDILESAAKDAKPSNAQGLSDRDKLGILYRSALDEATIEKRGFDPIKPELAKIAAITDTAALLKYVVQTAGEGRSPVLGFGVGADPKHTDVQIVNAAAGGTGLPTKDFYTDPRYASQREAYHTLIEGTLKLIGVPEDQVKTQADQVLDIESKIAVAELSPVEERDPNATYKIVSLADADKATPHVQWEDVFAAAKIAAPQSLNLAPERLFTTVDTLLSAIPVGQWKAYLAFHLAYEASPALSKPFVDNVFEYTKATSGQKEQKPRWQRAVGSTDKSMGDALGRLYVEKYVSPETKSKATELIKNILEAVKARIEKVEWMTSETKQKALDKWSKIGLRVAYPDTWRNWDGLALSDGKYYENLQSAKNFNRAWELSHLGKPTNKEEWITDPQVVNAFYNPEYNTINFPAAILQAPFYDPDRDLAANYGAIGAVIGHETTHAFDDQGRQYDGDGNLTDWWTAQDAAQFKQRTQKLVDQFNAYHPFPDQPDVHVNGELTLGENIADLGGLLSSSDALQKLIDQKADVMRPHAGVTPQQLFFLSFATIWREKIEERTQIRLLASDPHSPNQYRVNGTVANVPAFAAAFSCKPGAPEAHSGESLVSIW, encoded by the coding sequence ATGCGTCCTCATTCGCGTCTCGCCCCTGCGCTTGTTTTCACGGCTGGCTTCGTCTCGCTCGTCCTCACCGCCTGCCAGACCAACGGGCCCGGCATTGCTGCGGGCGCGAGCTCAAGCGCCGCCCCTTCCTGGCACGACGCCTTCGCGGACATAGGCCCTCTGGACGAGGCAACCGCCGCCTGCGACGACTTCAACACGCACGTCAACAAGATCGCCGAGGAAAAACTGCAGATCCCGCCGAGCGAAGTCGCGATCGGCGCGTTCAACACCCTCAGCAACAAAGTGCGCGACAACCTGCACGACATCCTCGAGTCTGCCGCGAAGGACGCGAAGCCCTCCAATGCCCAAGGGCTGTCGGACCGCGACAAACTCGGGATTCTCTACCGCTCGGCCCTGGACGAGGCGACCATCGAAAAACGCGGCTTCGACCCGATCAAGCCGGAACTCGCCAAGATCGCGGCGATCACCGACACCGCCGCGCTGCTGAAATATGTCGTCCAGACCGCGGGCGAGGGCCGCTCGCCCGTGCTCGGATTCGGCGTTGGCGCCGACCCGAAGCACACCGACGTCCAGATCGTCAACGCCGCAGCGGGCGGCACCGGACTGCCGACCAAAGACTTCTACACCGACCCGAGGTACGCCTCGCAGCGCGAGGCCTACCACACGCTGATCGAGGGCACCCTCAAACTGATCGGCGTCCCCGAAGACCAGGTGAAAACACAGGCTGACCAGGTTCTCGACATCGAGTCGAAAATTGCCGTCGCGGAGCTCTCGCCGGTGGAAGAGCGCGACCCGAACGCCACGTACAAAATCGTCTCGCTCGCGGACGCGGACAAGGCAACGCCCCATGTGCAGTGGGAGGACGTCTTCGCCGCCGCGAAGATCGCCGCCCCGCAGTCGCTGAACTTGGCCCCGGAGCGCCTGTTCACCACTGTGGACACGTTGCTCTCCGCGATCCCGGTCGGCCAGTGGAAAGCATATTTGGCCTTCCACCTCGCCTACGAGGCCTCGCCCGCCCTGTCCAAGCCGTTTGTGGACAACGTCTTCGAGTACACGAAAGCCACCAGCGGCCAGAAAGAGCAAAAGCCCCGTTGGCAGCGGGCCGTGGGCAGCACGGACAAATCCATGGGCGACGCGCTCGGCAGGCTCTACGTCGAGAAATACGTCTCCCCTGAGACGAAGAGCAAGGCGACCGAGCTCATCAAGAACATTCTCGAAGCGGTGAAGGCCAGGATCGAGAAGGTCGAATGGATGACTTCGGAGACCAAACAGAAGGCCTTGGACAAATGGTCCAAGATCGGCCTTCGGGTCGCCTACCCCGACACATGGCGCAACTGGGACGGTTTGGCCCTCTCGGACGGGAAATATTACGAGAATCTGCAGTCCGCGAAGAACTTCAACCGGGCGTGGGAGCTTTCCCACCTCGGCAAGCCGACGAACAAGGAAGAGTGGATCACCGACCCGCAAGTGGTGAACGCCTTCTACAACCCCGAGTACAACACGATCAACTTCCCCGCCGCCATCCTGCAGGCCCCGTTCTACGACCCTGATCGCGACCTCGCCGCGAACTACGGGGCCATCGGCGCGGTGATCGGCCACGAGACCACGCACGCCTTCGACGACCAAGGCAGGCAGTACGACGGCGACGGCAATCTCACTGACTGGTGGACCGCGCAGGACGCGGCGCAGTTCAAGCAGCGCACGCAGAAGCTCGTGGACCAGTTCAACGCCTACCACCCCTTCCCCGACCAACCCGATGTGCATGTCAACGGCGAACTCACCCTCGGCGAGAACATCGCCGACCTCGGCGGCCTGCTCTCGTCCTCAGACGCGCTGCAGAAGTTGATCGACCAGAAAGCGGACGTGATGCGGCCCCACGCCGGTGTGACGCCCCAGCAGCTCTTCTTCTTGAGCTTCGCCACGATTTGGCGTGAGAAGATCGAGGAGCGGACGCAGATCCGGCTGCTCGCCTCAGACCCGCACTCGCCGAACCAGTACCGGGTGAACGGCACCGTCGCCAATGTTCCCGCTTTCGCCGCCGCGTTCTCCTGCAAGCCCGGCGCCCCGGAGGCGCACAGCGGAGAGAGCCTCGTCTCCATCTGGTGA
- a CDS encoding leucyl aminopeptidase — translation MVQPKQSSPAASLPKLLLDSALRQADEVLLIGVVSTGDDEIEPLGSALASGQADELARALRAVGAKGKAFELVRVPAPSGLNTTSVLAVGLGTREESKNPERVRRAAGVAARALSEAGNVATTLSELDLGATVEGFVLGGYRFDAYKTNTAKNGAAAPPDRAQQLRLLVQSPRSAQAKAELARARSIVESVAAARDFVNTPPNHLYPDSFAARVVALAKSLGVQAEVLDEKQLVKGGYGGVVGVGQGSSRPPRLVKLEYRGRSGKGTEVDVALVGKGVTFDTGGISIKPAVNMENMTSDMGGAAAVAGAVFAAAKLALPLNITATLPMVENMPSSTAQRPGDVITQYGGTTTLVINTDAEGRLILADGIVLACERKPAYLIDVATLTGAQMIALGSRTPGVMGTEDFRDRVSEISRSVGEGGWPMPLPEELADDLKSPIADLANVTNHRNGGMLSAALFLKEFVSPDVSWAHLDVAGPAYNTGSAHGYTPKGGTGVPVRTLVAVLEDIAERG, via the coding sequence ATGGTTCAGCCGAAACAAAGCAGTCCTGCGGCTTCGCTGCCAAAACTCCTCCTGGACTCCGCGTTGCGCCAGGCCGACGAGGTGCTGCTGATCGGTGTGGTCTCGACCGGGGACGACGAGATCGAACCTCTCGGTTCCGCGCTTGCTTCCGGGCAGGCGGACGAGCTGGCCCGAGCCTTGCGCGCCGTGGGCGCAAAAGGCAAAGCCTTCGAACTGGTCCGCGTTCCCGCGCCGAGCGGCCTGAACACCACCAGCGTGCTCGCTGTCGGCCTTGGGACTCGGGAGGAGAGCAAGAACCCCGAGCGGGTCCGCAGGGCAGCCGGCGTCGCCGCGCGGGCCTTGAGCGAGGCAGGCAACGTCGCGACCACGCTTTCCGAGCTCGACCTCGGCGCGACAGTGGAGGGGTTCGTCCTCGGCGGCTACCGGTTCGACGCCTATAAAACCAACACCGCGAAAAACGGCGCCGCCGCACCACCGGATCGGGCGCAACAGCTGCGGCTTTTGGTCCAAAGCCCGCGCTCCGCGCAGGCCAAAGCCGAACTGGCGCGCGCGCGATCCATCGTGGAATCCGTTGCAGCCGCCCGAGACTTCGTCAACACCCCGCCGAACCACCTCTACCCGGACAGCTTCGCCGCCCGCGTCGTCGCATTGGCCAAAAGCCTGGGCGTCCAAGCAGAGGTCCTTGACGAGAAACAGCTCGTCAAAGGCGGCTACGGCGGCGTGGTCGGAGTCGGCCAGGGCTCCTCGCGCCCGCCCCGGCTCGTGAAGCTGGAGTACCGGGGGCGCAGCGGCAAGGGCACGGAGGTCGACGTCGCCCTGGTCGGGAAAGGCGTGACGTTCGACACCGGCGGTATCTCGATCAAACCGGCCGTGAATATGGAGAACATGACCTCTGACATGGGCGGGGCCGCAGCGGTCGCGGGCGCGGTCTTCGCCGCCGCGAAGCTCGCGCTCCCGCTCAACATCACGGCCACCCTGCCGATGGTCGAAAACATGCCGTCGTCCACGGCGCAACGCCCCGGCGACGTCATCACGCAGTACGGGGGCACGACGACCTTGGTCATCAACACCGACGCAGAAGGGCGGCTGATCCTCGCCGACGGCATCGTTTTGGCGTGCGAGCGCAAGCCGGCGTACCTCATCGACGTGGCCACGCTCACTGGCGCGCAGATGATCGCCCTCGGCTCTCGGACACCTGGGGTGATGGGGACCGAGGATTTCCGAGACCGGGTGTCAGAGATCTCCCGGTCGGTCGGCGAGGGCGGTTGGCCCATGCCGTTGCCCGAAGAACTCGCCGACGACTTGAAATCCCCCATCGCGGACCTGGCGAACGTCACAAACCACCGCAACGGGGGCATGCTCTCCGCCGCGCTCTTCCTCAAGGAATTCGTCAGCCCCGATGTTTCGTGGGCGCATCTCGACGTCGCCGGCCCCGCCTACAACACGGGCTCCGCGCACGGCTACACGCCGAAAGGCGGAACCGGCGTGCCTGTGCGCACGCTGGTCGCCGTCCTTGAGGACATCGCCGAACGGGGCTAG